In Gigantopelta aegis isolate Gae_Host chromosome 6, Gae_host_genome, whole genome shotgun sequence, the following are encoded in one genomic region:
- the LOC121374020 gene encoding uncharacterized protein LOC121374020 has protein sequence MSSKKRKDRPKKRKFSGNRYTRFCSINVEHDNDDGIDVLVEAEVTEKSASRSKLGTPSNTAETNTDNIEGYRFIDAELFISFLCKFPCKKCLEEGGLKVSEYRVGLASKFTVTCNRCPGPKPFKTVFYSSTKVGSENGGQGRCFDINKRLPMAMFAIGRNYAQAKRLTANLNMPPPQSLSCWQKHAKSLHSATRNVAESSMQKAADEIRVGSMSNVTVSCDGSWQRRGFSSKNGVATVLTVPVCGKSSKVIDTQTLSNYCSACHIMKNKLSEPEFQIWTKTHECEKNHTGSAGAMEPSGMLSIFRCSRTTRKLAYSGYLGDGDSKSYSAVANAYPPIYSRPCVAIKKLECCGHVQKRIYRRLTDKVSEYKHKTFVENGKTFKGIGGAGRLTQKAILRIQGHYGAAIRGNPGDVKAMEKAIWAIWKHRSRDHTDCGDWCPSKSGKGGDANKNALPEFVCTAIKPVFKILSSEDLLQKCAHGGTQNTNESFHNLIWERSPKVTFVGRRRLETAVADATIVYNDGESARVAICETMGLKHGSHLTGGFSKIDKKRVDNAHVSGKSAVIKARRARSNVSAAQKDDSTYEAGRF, from the coding sequence ATGtccagtaaaaaaagaaaagacagaCCTAAAAAGCGTAAATTCAGTGGAAATAGATACACCCGATTTTGTTCTATCAATGTTGAACATGATAATGACGATGGTATTGATGTTCTAGTGGAAGCTGAAGTTACTGAGAAAAGTGCATCAAGATCAAAGCTTGGTACTCCTTCAAATACTGCTGAGACTAATACAGACAATATTGAAGGATATAGATTTATAGATGCTgaactttttatttcatttttgtgcAAGTTTCCATGCAAAAAATGCTTAGAAGAAGGTGGGCTTAAAGTTTCGGAATATCGTGTTGGACTAGCTTCTAAATTCACCGTAACATGTAATAGATGCCCCGGTCCCAAGCCATTCAAGACCGTTTTTTATAGTTCAACAAAAGTCGGTTCTGAAAATGGTGGACAAGGACGTTGTTTCGATATAAACAAACGCTTACCTATGGCAATGTTTGCCATTGGTCGGAATTATGCGCAAGCTAAACGGTTAACAGCAAACTTGAATATGCCTCCACCTCAATCCCTGTCATGTTGGCAGAAACACGCAAAAAGTTTACATTCTGCTACAAGAAATGTTGCAGAATCTAGTATGCAAAAAGCTGCAGATGAGATTCGAGTGGGCAGCATGTCTAATGTGACAGTTTCTTGTGATGGTTCGTGGCAGCGTAGAGGTTTTTCATCTAAAAATGGTGTTGCTACAGTATTGACTGTACCTGTTTGCGGGAAATCATCAAAAGTCATTGACACACAGACCTTATCAAACTACTGTTCAGCATGTCACATTATGAAAAACAAACTCTCTGAACCAGAATTTCAAATTTGGACAAAAACACATGAATGTGAAAAAAATCACACTGGATCAGCTGGTGCTATGGAGCCTTCTGGTATGCTTTCAATCTTCCGCTGTTCGAGAACCACCCGAAAACTTGCATATTCTGGATATCTTGGAGATGGTGACAGCAAATCCTATAGTGCAGTGGCAAACGCTTACCCACCCATCTATTCCAGACCATGTGTGGCTATAAAGAAATTGGAATGCTGTGGCCACGTACAGAAACGAATATACCGCAGATTGACTGACAAAGTGTCGgaatacaaacacaaaacatttgtgGAGAATGGTAAAACATTCAAAGGGATTGGTGGCGCTGGCCGTTTAACTCAGAAGGCAATCCTTAGGATACAAGGTCATTATGGAGCAGCCATTCGTGGTAATCCAGGCGACGTGAAAGCTATGGAAAAGGCAATCTGGGCCATCTGGAAGCATCGTTCACGAGATCACACTGATTGTGGAGACTGGTGCCCGTCAAAGTCTGGGAAGGGTGGTGACGCAAACAAAAATGCTCTTCCAGAATTTGTTTGCACAGCAATAAAACCTGTGTTTAAAATCCTATCTAGTGAAGACCTCCTACAGAAATGTGCCCACGGTggaacacaaaacacaaatgaaTCATTCCACAATTTGATCTGGGAACGCTCTCCTAAAGTCACCTTTGTTGGGCGCCGCCGCCTAGAAACAGCCGTTGCTGATGCAACTATTGTATACAATGATGGTGAAAGTGCTAGAGTGGCAATATGTGAAACAATGGGACTCAAGCATGGGTCACATTTAACTGGTGGGTTTTCAAAAATTGACAAGAAACGAGTGGACAATGCCCATGTGTCGGGCAAATCGGCTGTAATAAAAGCGCGTCGTGCACGGTCAAATGTATCTGCAGCCCAAAAAGATGACAGTACATATGAAGCAGGGAGATTCTGA